GTGTCCGCGAGGAGCGTTCGCTGCCGTACACCCAGCTCATCGCCGGTGCCATGAACCTCATGCCGCGCTGGTACATCGGTTCGGTCCTGCGTCACGTCGACTTCCTGTGCAGTGACGTGCCGGGTATTCCGGTGCCGCTCTACCTCGGCGGCGCCCGGATGACCGCCCAGTACGCATTCGGTCCCACCATCGGGGCCGCGGTCAACGTCACCCTGCTCAGCTACATCGACACGTGTGAGCTGGGGATCGATGTCGACACCGGAGCAATCGGCGACGTCGACGTCTTCCATGCGTGCCTCGTCGACGGGTTCGACGAGGTGCTCTCGCTGACCCGATCAGCTTCCTGAGGGGCGAGCTCGCGAGCGTCTCGAAGGGTCAGACCGTCCGGTGGATCAGCAGCGGTAGGACCGCACCCGCCCCGGCCTCGCGGAGCGCCGCGGCGGCGAGGGTGATGGGCCAGCCCGAGCTGTTGGCGTCGACGACGAGCATCACGTTCTGCCCGGCGACCTCGGGCGGGTCGCCGAGGTGGTCGCGCCAGTAGGCGGCCTCGACGGCGCCGGTCGCGTCGGTGGGCGGATCGCCCAGGCGGACGGGGAAGGTTCCGCCGCCGCGTTTCCCGACTGTGCGCAGGTGCTCGGCGAGCGTCTCGGCGAGGTTGGTGCCGGTCAAGCGGAGCGAGACGATGACGTCGGCGCGGATACCGGTCTCGCGGACCCAGGAGGAGAGCGTGGCGACGGCGGCGTCGCCGAGTTCGGCCAGTGCACGCTCGTCACCGTTGCGGGCGGCGGCGAGTACCTCCACCCATTCGGGTGCGTCGGCGTGGGCGAGGACACGACCGGGCTGGGCGAGGAGTTCGGCGGGAATCCGCCCTCGGCGGCCGAATTCGCCTCCCGGCCACATCTTCCGGGGATCGAGGGTCGATGCCTTGCGACGCAGGGTCGAGGTCACGGTGCGTACCACCTCGGCGTCGACGGCGTCGGGGAGTCCCTCGCTCAGTGCGCCGCGGCAGACCGAGCAGCGGCCGCAGTCGGCGGCCTGCGGGTCGTCGAGCGATTCGGTGAGCAGGCGCATCAGGCAGGTTCGGCCGGCGATGTAGGACCGCATGATGTCGGCCTCGCGGCGACGGACCGCGAGCACGCCGTCGTAGTGGGCGGCGTCGTAGGTCCAGGGCTTGCCGGTCGCGACCCAGCCGTCCGGGGTGCGATCGGTGACGCCGTCGACGGCGAGCTGCTTGAGCATCAACTCGATTCGCGTGCGCCGGAAGCGGGTGGCGGCCTCGAGCTGGATGACCGACTGCGGTTCGTCGGCGGCCTCCAGCGCGGCCAGCAGATCGCGCATCTTGTCGGGATCGGGGATGGTTGCGGTGGCGAAATGATCCCAGATCCGGTCGTCGGTCTGCGAGGCCAGCAACATCACGACGGCGTCGTCGAGGGCGCGCCCGGCACGACCCACCTGCTGGTAGTAGGAGACCGGCGACGGCGGCGAGCCGACGTGCACGACGAAGCCGAGGTCCGGCTTGTCGTAGCCCATCCCGAGGGCCGACGTCGCGACGAGCGCCTTGACCTTGTTGTGCAGCAACGCATCTTCGAGTTCGTGCCGTCGGTCGGCGTCGAGTTGGCCGGTGTAGGCGGCGACCTCGACCGAATCGCCGTGTACCGCGCGGATGGCCTCGACGAGTCGGTCGGCGTCGGCGACGGTGAGGACGTAGACGATGCCCGAGCCCGGGAGATGGGGGAGGGCCTGCGCCACCCAGCCGTAGCGCTGCACGGGCGAGAGCCCGTCGAGGACGTTGAGATGCAACGACTTCCGGGCGAGCGGCCCGCGGAGGACGAGCGTCGGGGCATCGGAACCGGAGTCGAGCTGCGCGGCGACGTCCTCGGTGACGCGAGCGTTGGCGGTCGCGGTGGTCGCCAGGACCGGCGTCGTCGGGTTGACCGAGCGGAGCACGTCGGCCACGCGGCGGTAGTCGGGCCGGAAGTCGTGACCCCAGTCGGAGACCGCGTGGGCCTCGTCGATCACCAGGAGTCCGAGGTTGCCGGCCAGTGCGTCGAGCACGCGGCGCCCGAAGCCGGGATTGGCGAGGCGTTCCGGCGAGACGAGCAGGACGTCGAGATCACCCGCCCGCAACTGCGCCTCGATCGCCGACCACTCGTCGACGTTCGACGAGTTCAGCGTCGCCGCGGACAGGCCGCCGCGAGCCGCCGCGGCCACCTGGTCACGCATGAGGGACAGCAGCGGGGAGACGATCAGCGTCGGCCCGCCACCGCCGGCACGGATGATCGCGGTGGCCGACCAGTAGACGGCCGACTTGCCCCATCCGGTCGCCTGGACCACCAGAACCCGCGCGCCGGGTGTGCCGGGATCGCCCCCGGCCAGGGCGGTCACCGCGCGGAGCTGGTCCTCGCGCAGCCGGGCGCCCTCACCGGCCAGGCTGGTGATGACGCGGTTGGCGGCGGTCAGCTGGTCAGGGGTGAGGGTTGCGGCCATGAGCCCAATGTAGTGGCGACACCCGACACCACGGGTCGGCGGCGCACAGCGGCGAAGACCCGGCCGGACCTGTTCACAGGAACCTCCCAGCCGGGTTCCAGGGAGGAACGAGGGTGCGAGCCCATCGTGTCCTCATGATCCCGCAAGCACCGCCGGACCGGAGGGCGCAGGTGTACACGCTCGCCGACAGTTCGGTGTCCACCCCGGTCCTCGACATCGTCGTTCCCGTCTACAACGAACAGACCGACCTCGCGTCGTCGATCCACCGGCTCGCGGACCATCTGCGCCGGCACGTGCCGTATCCGGCGCGTATCACGGTCGCCGACAACGCCAGCACCGACGACACCCTCGCGATCGCCGTCGGTCTCGTCGACGACCTCGAGGGCGTCCGCGTCGTTCATCTCGACGAGAAGGGGCGTGGTCGTGCGCTGAACGCGGTCTGGCAGCGCAGCGACGCCGAGATCGTCGCCTACTGCGACGTCGACCTCTCCACCGACCTAAATGCGCTGATGCCGCTCATCGCCCCGCTGGTGTCGGGTCATTCCGACATCGCGATCGGCACCCGGCTCAGCCGGTCGTCGCGCGTCGTGCGCGGACCCAAGCGGGAGTTCATCTCGCGCTCCTACAACCTCATCCTCCGAACCGCCATGGGCGCCAGGTTCTCCGACGCCCAGTGTGGGTTCAAGGCGATGCGCACCGACATCGCCCGCGAGCTGCTGCCGTTCGTCGTCGACACCGGCTGGTTCTTCGACACCGAACTGCTCGTCCTCGCCGAGCAGATCGGGCTGCGGATCGCGGAGGTCCCGGTCGACTGGGTCGACGACCCGGACAGCACCGTCGACATCGTGCCCACCGCACTCGCCGATCTGAAGGGTTGTGCGCGAGTCGGTCTCGCGCTGGCGATGGGGCGGCTCCCGATCGCGCAGCTCCGTGCCTCCATCGGTCGCGACCGGGCGGCCGGCCCCCAGATCGACGGTGTGCCGAAGGGTTTGGTCGGCCAGCTCGCGCGGTTCTGTGTGGTGGGTGTCGCGTCGACGATCGCCTTCGCGGTGCTGTTCCTGGCGTTGCACTCGTTCCTGGGAGCGCAGGTGTCGAACCTGGTCGCCCTCGCCATCACCGCCGTCCTGAACACCGCAGCCAACCGCCGGTTCAGCTTCGGCGTCCGCGGGCGTGACAACGCACTCCGCCATCAGTTGTTCGGTCTCGGGGTGTTCCTGTTCGGCTGGCTGGTGACCGCCGGCTCCCTGTTGTTCCTGCACACCGTCGCGCCGGACGCGACCAAACACATCGAACTGATCATCCTGGTGGTCGCCAACCTGGTGGCCACGCTCACCCGGTTCGTCGGTCTCCGCTGGGTGTTCCGCAAGACCCCGGAGGTTGTCGCATGACGACACTGACCATCGACCCACCCCTCGACTCCGCTCCGCAGACGCATGCACACGCGAAGAACGTGCTGTGGGAACGTCTCTCACTGGCCACGCTGCTGATCGGTACCGGTGTCCTCTATCTGTGGAATCTCTCGATCAACGGTTGGGCGAACTCCTTCTACTCGGCGGCCATCCAGGCAGGTTCGCAATCCTGGAAGGCCTGGTTCTTCGGGTCGAGCGACATGGCCAACTCGATCACCGTCGACAAACCACCTGCCTCGCTGTGGATTCCGGGCATCAGTGCGCGGATCTTCGGGGTCAACTCCTGGTCGATTCTGGTGCCCGAGGTCCTGATGGGCGTCGCATCGGTCGCGTTGCTGTACCTGATCACGCGAAAATACTTCGGCCACTGGGCCGGAATCCTCGGCGGCGCGGTACTGGCGCTGACGCCGGTCGCGGCGTTGATGTTCCGCTTCGACAACCCCGAGGCGCTGCTGATCCTGCTGATGATCGCGGCCGTCTGGTCGCTGATGAAGGCGGTCGACGACGGTCGGTGGCGGTGGCTGATCCTCACCGGTGTGTTCATCGGATTCGGAGTCCTCACCAAGCAGCTGCAGGTGATGTTGATCGTACCGGCGCTGTCGATCACCTACCTGGCCTTCGGTCCGCGTGGTTGGTTGCGGCGGCTCGGCCAGCTGTTCGCCGCACTCGGCGCGATGGTCGTCAGTGCCGGCTGGTGGATTCTCGCCGTCGAACTCTGGCCGGCGTCGTCGCGGCCCTACATCGGTGGTTCGCAGAACAATTCGATCCTCGAGCTCACTCTTGGCTACAACGGTCTCGGTCGACTGAACGGCAACGAGACCGGCGCAGTGGTCCCCGGTGGTCGCGGCGGTCCCGGTGGCCCCGGCGGTGGCGGTGGCGGCCCGTGGGGCGAGACCGGATGGCTGCGGATGTTCGAACCCGCACAGGGCGGTCAGATCGCGTGGCTCATCCCGACCGGTGTCCTGCTCGCCGTCGTCGCGGCAGTCCTGATCGGCCGGGCCCGGCGGACCGATCCGCGCCGCGCGTACCTCACGGTCTGGGGGATGTGGCTGCTGATCACGATGGGTGTCTTCAGCTTCATGGCCGGCATCTTCCACCAGTACTACACCGCAGCCCTCGCCCCGGCGGTCGCTGCTCTCGTCGCCGGTGGTGGGGCGGTCTGCTGGAGTCACCGCGGCCGACTGTGGGTCCGGATCGCTCTCGGCGCATCCGTGTGGATCGCGGCCGGCTGGGGCTTCGTCCTGCTGAACCGCACTCCCGACTTCGTGCCGTGGCTGCGCGTCGTGGTCCTCGTCGTCGGCCTGCTCGCCGGTGCCGCGATGGTCTTCGCGAACGTCCGCGGTGTCGCAGCGGCAGCGGTGACCGGTGCGATCCTCGCCGGACTCGCCGGTCCGGTCGCGTACACGATCGACACGGTGACGACCGAGAAGAGCGGTTCGATCATCACCGCCGGCCCGCGCGTCGAGGATGGGTTCGGCCCGGGTGGACGAGGCGGCCCCGGCGGGCGGGGAGGTCCGGACGGCCGCGGCATGCCGGGTGGGCCCGGGGGATTCCCGTTCCCGGGTGGCATGCCAGGTGCGCCGGGCCAGGCGATGCCGGGCGGGCAGGAGATGCCCGGCGGTCGGGACGGGGCCGGTGGTCTGCTGCGCGGCTCGACCCCCACTGCCGCGGTCGTCGAGAAGCTGAACGCCGACGCGGACCAGTACACGTGGGTGGCCGCGGCGGTCGGGTCGATGTCCGCCTCGGGTTACCAGCTCGAGAGCGGCCATTCGGTGATGCCGATCGGCGGGTTCAACGGCAGCGATCCGTCGCCGACCCTCGCCGAGTTCCAGAAACTGGTCGCCGAGAAGAAGATCCACTGGTTCCTCGGCGGTGGTGGCGGGCCGGGGATGGGCGGGGACGGCATGGGCACGGACTCCGAACGCCCGGCGTCGTCGATCAGTGCGTGGGTGCAGGAGAACTTCACCGCGGTGACGGTCGACGGGGTCACGATGTACGACCTGACGAGGCCGGCGGCCTGACGCCAATGGCCGTGGCGACCTACAGTTCACTGTGTGAAACCGTCGGACGGCACTGCCACGACTGATACGACGACACGCACACGATCGCGACTGACTCGGATGACCGGTCGCGACCCGCACCAGGAGGGGCGGGTCGCGACCGGTCTCGAATTGTTCTACGACCTGGTGTTCGTCGTCGGTTTCTCCGTGGCGACGACCCTGGCCGGCCATCAGTTCGCCGAGGCGCACTACACCGCGGCGTTCATCGGGTTCTTCCTCTGCACGTTCGCGGCGATCTGGGCGTGGATCAACTTCGCCTGGTTCGCGTCGGCCTTCGACACCGATGACTGGGTCTTCCGTGTCGTCACGCTCGTTCAGATGGGCGGCGTCGCGATCATCGCCGTCGGAATGCCGCCCGTGTTCGACTCGGTGGCCCACGGCGGTGTCATCGACAACCGGATCCTGATTCTCGGCTACATCGTGATGCGCGTCGGCATGGTCATCCAGTGGTTGCGGGCGGCGTCGCAGAGTGCCCAGTGGCGGCGTGCGTGCCTGGTCTACGCCGTCGCGACCATCGTGGCCCAGATCTGGTGGGTCGCTGTCCTGGTCGCCCACCTGCCGCTGGTGATGACCGTCGTGGCGATGCTGATCGGCGTCCTGATCGAGCTGATGGGCCCGGTGATCGCCGAGACCCGCACGGCCGGAACGCCTTGGCACGCGCATCACATCGCGGAGCGGTATTCCCTGCTCACGATCGTGAGCCTAGGCGAGGGGGTCGTGGGCGTGGTCACGCTGCTCGGTGCCCAGGTCGCCGTCGACGGGTGGACCCCGGACACCGCGGTCCTCGGCTTCGCGACGTTGACCACGACCTTCGCCATGTGGTGGACCTACAGCGCGGTGCCCACCGGCGACGTGTTGCATGCCCACCGGGAGAAGTCCTTCGTCTGGGGATACGGCCACATCGTCGTGTTCATGGCAGCCGTTGGTGTCGGTGTCGGACTTCATGTCGCGGCGCTCTACCTGGAGCATCACGCCGTGCTCGACGACACGCTCGTCGCCGCGAGTCTGGCCGTCCCGCTGGCGGTGTTCTGTCTGAGTGTGGTCGCGATCGACGGCTACCTCCTGGGTTTCGACCGTCTCTCGCTCATCCAGGCCGTGGCGGTCGTCGGCACGATCGCGACGTCGATGCTGTTGTGTCTCGCGGGTCTGTCCGTGATCACGACGATCGTGGTCGCATCGCTGGCACCGGTGGTGATGGTGATCGTCGACGAGGCGTTCACCGCCGGGCGTCGTGAGCATGCTCTCCGGGAGCTCACCGGCGGGTGACTCGGGGTGCGGGTCGTTTAGAGTCATGGTCGTGCGAGTACTCGTGATCGGCTCGGGCGGCCGCGAACATGCCCTTCTCATCGGCCTCAAGAACGATCCGTCGGTCACCGACCTGCATGTCGCTCCCGGCAACGCCGGCACCTCGGCGATCGCCACCAACCACGCCGTCGACGTGGTCTCGGGTGAGGCGGTCGTGGCCCTGGCGCAGAAGCTGGAGGCCGACCTCGTGGTCATCGGACCCGAGGTGCCCCTGGTCCTCGGCGTCGCCGATGCGTTGCGCGCGGCCGGTATCGCAACCTTCGGCCCCAGCGCGCAGGCCGCGCAGATCGAGGGTTCCAAGGCTTTCGCCAAGGACGTGATGGCCGCTGCGGGCGTCAAGACCGCGCACGCGGAGATCGTCGACAACCCCGCTCACCTCGACGCCGCCCTCGACCGCTTCGGACCCACCTGGGTCGTCAAGGACGACGGCCTCGCCGCGGGTAAGGGCGTCGTCGTCACGCCCGACCGCGAGGTCGCCCGCGACCACGCCGCCGAGTGCCTGGAGAGCGGACACCCCGTTCTGCTCGAGAGCTTCCTCGACGGACCCGAGGTGTCACTGTTCTGCCTCGTCGACGGCGAGACCGTGGTGCCGCTGCTGCCCGCGCAGGACCACAAGCGCGTCGGCGACAACGACGCCGGACCCAACACGGGCGGCATGGGTGCCTACACCCCGCTGCCGTGGCTGCCCGCGGAGATGACCGAGCGCATCGTCGAGGAGGTCGTCAAACCCGTTGCGGCCCAGATGGTGAAGCGCGGAATCCCGTTCTCGGGTCTCCTGTACGCCGGTCTCGCGATCGGCAAGGACGGGCCCGCGGTCGTCGAATTCAACTGCCGCTTCGGCGATCCCGAGACCCAGGCGGTCCTCGCACTGCTGAAGTCGCCGCTCGGTGCGGCGCTCAACGCCACCGCCACCGGCACGCTGGCCGACCTGCCGGCGCTCGAATGGCACGACGGCGCTGCGGTCACCGTGGTCGTCGCCGCCGAGAACTACCCCGGCAAGCCGCGCACCGGTGACGTCATCACCGGCGCCGACGCCGAGGGCGTGTTGCACGCGGGCACGTCCAGGAACGCCGACGGTGCGATCGTCTCCGCCGGAGGTCGCGTGCTGGCCGTCGTGGGTACCGGCGCCGACCTCGCCGAGGCCCGTGCCCAGGCCTACGCCCGGATCGAGAAGATCAAGCTGCCGGGCTCGCATTACCGCACCGACATCGGCCGCAACGCCCTCGAGGGAAAGATCAGCATCTAGTGGCAGACCCGGGCGGGTCGGGAGCTCAGTCCGCGAGATTGCGGCCGAGGAACTCGATCTGCTCGGGGAGCACGCTGCGCCAGTACCGGTTGGTGTGCCCACCGGCTGCGGTGCCGAAGGCGGCCGGCGGGTGAAGGCCCGCGGCCCACTGGCGGGTGTAGGTGTAGAACTGATCGCTCGAACCGATGTTGATCAGCAGCGGGATCTTCGCGAAGCTCGGTTGCGCACCGAACAGCGAGTTGGCCTGGTAGTCGGCGAGGCCGTCGAAGGCGCGCGGCGGGAAGTTGCGCGGGTCGGCCCACATCGCGGGTGAGCTGACTGCCACGGCGGCCACGCGCGGCGCTCCGAGCATCGACGCCAGACGCAGGGCGCCGTATCCGCCCATCGACCAGCCGAAGAGACCGATGCGGTCGGTGGACAGGTTGAGCCGCGGATCGTTCGCGAGCATCGGCAGGAACTCGTCGAGGATCATCGCGCCACCGTCCGTGCCGTCGGCCCGCCGGTGGTAGTAGTTGCGACCCACATCGGCCGCGGCCAGCGCGAACGGGGTGTTGCCGTTGTCCACGTACTGCTGCATCACGGTCTGCATCTCGAGCTTCGACCCGAAAATGGTCTTCTCGTTCGTGTTCAGCGCGTGCAGCACCACGACGACGGGCAGCTTGCCGGTCACGCCGTTGGGCCGGGCGACCGCCCAGCGGGTGTCGCGGCCGCCCATGCGGGCAGATTTGAAGCTGCCGGTGATGAGCGGGGGGCCGCTGGTGACCGGCGGCGGTGAGGTCTCGACCGGCAGTTCGTCGTCGGCGGCGCGGCCTTCGAGGTTGCGTGGCTGCACCGACGCCGACGGTGCCTTGTCCGAGCATGCGGCCAGTCCGAGAGCGGCGGCCCCGACGCCGGCGGCGAGCACGGCACGACGGCCCACGCGCGGAAGGTCGCGGTCGGCAGCTTCGGAGAATCGGGATCGCAGGCTCGTCATCGAAGGAACAGGGTAATCGGGGTACCCGGGCTCGACGCAACGTCGAGTCGGCCGACGCGCCGACGCTGTGAGAAATCCGTCCCTGACTTGACGTCAGTCGAGCGACGCGATGGCTTTCTGCAGGAGTTCAGCGGCTCCGGACGCCACGTCGGGTAGGCCGGGGGCGTCGGTGACCGCGACCATGATGTCGGGGTTCATCGCCTCGACGATGACGGTCCCGGGGTTGTCGGTGTCGTCGCGCACCACGACATTGCAGGGGAGCAGCAAACCGATCTGCCGCTCGATCCCGAGCGCGCGGTGGGCGAACTGTGGATTGCAGGCGCCGAGGATGAGATAGTTCTCCATGTCCTCGTCGAGCTTCTTCTTGAGCGTCGCCTTCACGTCGATCTCGGTGAGCACTCCGAAGCCGACGTCGCCGAGCGCTTCCCGCGTCCGCGCGACCGCGTCGTCGAAGTCGGTCTCCAGGGTCGTCCGGTAACCGAGTTTCATGATCACTCCTCTCGTGGTGCTCCCCGCGTCAGGCGAGCGCCAGGAACAACTTTTCCATCTGATCGATCGTCATCGGCTCGGAGTCCTTCGACTGTTCACCGGTTATGCATTCGCGGAGGCCGGTCGCGACGATCTTGAAACCGGCCCGATCCAGTGCACTCGACACCGCGGCGAGTTGGGTCACGACGTCCTTGCAGTCTCGTCCCTGTTCGATCATCGAGATCACGCCGGCGAGCTGTCCGTGGGCGCGGCGTAGCCGGTTGAGTACGACGCCGATCGATTC
The sequence above is drawn from the Gordonia rubripertincta genome and encodes:
- a CDS encoding bifunctional glycosyltransferase family 2/GtrA family protein, translating into MIPQAPPDRRAQVYTLADSSVSTPVLDIVVPVYNEQTDLASSIHRLADHLRRHVPYPARITVADNASTDDTLAIAVGLVDDLEGVRVVHLDEKGRGRALNAVWQRSDAEIVAYCDVDLSTDLNALMPLIAPLVSGHSDIAIGTRLSRSSRVVRGPKREFISRSYNLILRTAMGARFSDAQCGFKAMRTDIARELLPFVVDTGWFFDTELLVLAEQIGLRIAEVPVDWVDDPDSTVDIVPTALADLKGCARVGLALAMGRLPIAQLRASIGRDRAAGPQIDGVPKGLVGQLARFCVVGVASTIAFAVLFLALHSFLGAQVSNLVALAITAVLNTAANRRFSFGVRGRDNALRHQLFGLGVFLFGWLVTAGSLLFLHTVAPDATKHIELIILVVANLVATLTRFVGLRWVFRKTPEVVA
- a CDS encoding ArnT family glycosyltransferase; protein product: MTTLTIDPPLDSAPQTHAHAKNVLWERLSLATLLIGTGVLYLWNLSINGWANSFYSAAIQAGSQSWKAWFFGSSDMANSITVDKPPASLWIPGISARIFGVNSWSILVPEVLMGVASVALLYLITRKYFGHWAGILGGAVLALTPVAALMFRFDNPEALLILLMIAAVWSLMKAVDDGRWRWLILTGVFIGFGVLTKQLQVMLIVPALSITYLAFGPRGWLRRLGQLFAALGAMVVSAGWWILAVELWPASSRPYIGGSQNNSILELTLGYNGLGRLNGNETGAVVPGGRGGPGGPGGGGGGPWGETGWLRMFEPAQGGQIAWLIPTGVLLAVVAAVLIGRARRTDPRRAYLTVWGMWLLITMGVFSFMAGIFHQYYTAALAPAVAALVAGGGAVCWSHRGRLWVRIALGASVWIAAGWGFVLLNRTPDFVPWLRVVVLVVGLLAGAAMVFANVRGVAAAAVTGAILAGLAGPVAYTIDTVTTEKSGSIITAGPRVEDGFGPGGRGGPGGRGGPDGRGMPGGPGGFPFPGGMPGAPGQAMPGGQEMPGGRDGAGGLLRGSTPTAAVVEKLNADADQYTWVAAAVGSMSASGYQLESGHSVMPIGGFNGSDPSPTLAEFQKLVAEKKIHWFLGGGGGPGMGGDGMGTDSERPASSISAWVQENFTAVTVDGVTMYDLTRPAA
- a CDS encoding RecQ family ATP-dependent DNA helicase, translating into MAATLTPDQLTAANRVITSLAGEGARLREDQLRAVTALAGGDPGTPGARVLVVQATGWGKSAVYWSATAIIRAGGGGPTLIVSPLLSLMRDQVAAAARGGLSAATLNSSNVDEWSAIEAQLRAGDLDVLLVSPERLANPGFGRRVLDALAGNLGLLVIDEAHAVSDWGHDFRPDYRRVADVLRSVNPTTPVLATTATANARVTEDVAAQLDSGSDAPTLVLRGPLARKSLHLNVLDGLSPVQRYGWVAQALPHLPGSGIVYVLTVADADRLVEAIRAVHGDSVEVAAYTGQLDADRRHELEDALLHNKVKALVATSALGMGYDKPDLGFVVHVGSPPSPVSYYQQVGRAGRALDDAVVMLLASQTDDRIWDHFATATIPDPDKMRDLLAALEAADEPQSVIQLEAATRFRRTRIELMLKQLAVDGVTDRTPDGWVATGKPWTYDAAHYDGVLAVRRREADIMRSYIAGRTCLMRLLTESLDDPQAADCGRCSVCRGALSEGLPDAVDAEVVRTVTSTLRRKASTLDPRKMWPGGEFGRRGRIPAELLAQPGRVLAHADAPEWVEVLAAARNGDERALAELGDAAVATLSSWVRETGIRADVIVSLRLTGTNLAETLAEHLRTVGKRGGGTFPVRLGDPPTDATGAVEAAYWRDHLGDPPEVAGQNVMLVVDANSSGWPITLAAAALREAGAGAVLPLLIHRTV
- a CDS encoding DUF302 domain-containing protein, producing the protein MKLGYRTTLETDFDDAVARTREALGDVGFGVLTEIDVKATLKKKLDEDMENYLILGACNPQFAHRALGIERQIGLLLPCNVVVRDDTDNPGTVIVEAMNPDIMVAVTDAPGLPDVASGAAELLQKAIASLD
- the purD gene encoding phosphoribosylamine--glycine ligase, which gives rise to MRVLVIGSGGREHALLIGLKNDPSVTDLHVAPGNAGTSAIATNHAVDVVSGEAVVALAQKLEADLVVIGPEVPLVLGVADALRAAGIATFGPSAQAAQIEGSKAFAKDVMAAAGVKTAHAEIVDNPAHLDAALDRFGPTWVVKDDGLAAGKGVVVTPDREVARDHAAECLESGHPVLLESFLDGPEVSLFCLVDGETVVPLLPAQDHKRVGDNDAGPNTGGMGAYTPLPWLPAEMTERIVEEVVKPVAAQMVKRGIPFSGLLYAGLAIGKDGPAVVEFNCRFGDPETQAVLALLKSPLGAALNATATGTLADLPALEWHDGAAVTVVVAAENYPGKPRTGDVITGADAEGVLHAGTSRNADGAIVSAGGRVLAVVGTGADLAEARAQAYARIEKIKLPGSHYRTDIGRNALEGKISI
- a CDS encoding metal-sensitive transcriptional regulator, whose amino-acid sequence is MVGDEESIGVVLNRLRRAHGQLAGVISMIEQGRDCKDVVTQLAAVSSALDRAGFKIVATGLRECITGEQSKDSEPMTIDQMEKLFLALA
- a CDS encoding alpha/beta hydrolase — encoded protein: MTSLRSRFSEAADRDLPRVGRRAVLAAGVGAAALGLAACSDKAPSASVQPRNLEGRAADDELPVETSPPPVTSGPPLITGSFKSARMGGRDTRWAVARPNGVTGKLPVVVVLHALNTNEKTIFGSKLEMQTVMQQYVDNGNTPFALAAADVGRNYYHRRADGTDGGAMILDEFLPMLANDPRLNLSTDRIGLFGWSMGGYGALRLASMLGAPRVAAVAVSSPAMWADPRNFPPRAFDGLADYQANSLFGAQPSFAKIPLLINIGSSDQFYTYTRQWAAGLHPPAAFGTAAGGHTNRYWRSVLPEQIEFLGRNLAD
- a CDS encoding low temperature requirement protein A encodes the protein MTGRDPHQEGRVATGLELFYDLVFVVGFSVATTLAGHQFAEAHYTAAFIGFFLCTFAAIWAWINFAWFASAFDTDDWVFRVVTLVQMGGVAIIAVGMPPVFDSVAHGGVIDNRILILGYIVMRVGMVIQWLRAASQSAQWRRACLVYAVATIVAQIWWVAVLVAHLPLVMTVVAMLIGVLIELMGPVIAETRTAGTPWHAHHIAERYSLLTIVSLGEGVVGVVTLLGAQVAVDGWTPDTAVLGFATLTTTFAMWWTYSAVPTGDVLHAHREKSFVWGYGHIVVFMAAVGVGVGLHVAALYLEHHAVLDDTLVAASLAVPLAVFCLSVVAIDGYLLGFDRLSLIQAVAVVGTIATSMLLCLAGLSVITTIVVASLAPVVMVIVDEAFTAGRREHALRELTGG